The proteins below come from a single Pedobacter aquae genomic window:
- a CDS encoding S8 family peptidase — protein sequence MSVLTSLADDKLKNRKFKLPAGVSSKDYIPNSLIIKYKNISTATSRSVENKLMVGKQRVQFVKHQPVLKVNYLYELPLQKQLALDKAGVNKIYELEYRSSAPIEDVINVLLEQEEVEYAEPRYIYHTTNAPNDPIFIQGFQNNLLQVKALEGWGLQSSANGQIIAIIDSGADLEHEDLAANLYLNTNDPINGIDDDGDGYIDNYRGWDFVGASFTGGRADNNPDIPADSLDHGMHVAGIAAAVTNNAKGVASISRDAKLMILKAGSDDNATAIYRGYEAILYAVNKGVKIINCSWGGPGFSSFGQDIINFAVSNGSLVIAAAGNSGREGLDYPAAYKGVLAVANVNANDVKAASSSYGFDVDIAAPGQNSFSTINGNAYSAKSGTSMATPLVSSAAALVAAKYPTLSGVAIGEILRLSADDINLVSGNASYQNKLGKGRLNVLKALQNASYVAIRKQNIVIQDNSNGILAAGDTVNMAIDLKSILGNVNNLSVTLHSDNSDVEVITPTLILNSLNELEVKRLGFFKIFLSPQTQENREITFTLKYQAVGYQDEEYFSLRVNLDYLNINHNQIATTLTSNGRVGFSSDDAENGVGFVYQNKNLLYEASLMIGNSATRISNNARSPQVGRAEEDFLKISRPIKDNTNTEALEAFATFNDYGSNSPLDVEVVNRQIAYPNSPDDKYVLVDYIIKNKSIVPLNGIYVGLFCDWDIEASDKNVVKYRQDEALAYTYSLNPGNPYAAVKVLNTDAGIQFYPMSYQLSGDILEDDSFTKEEKFTTLSSGIFKTELGESLDGLDVMYTIGAGPYNIASGDSVQVAFAFIAGDNVNDILASADAASQKFRNIQLVVPEPIVRFKVSQNYPNPTRSNTNFDVFLPEAGAVSADLFDIGGRRLKNIYNNPSLNAGKHRIATQVDDLSTGIYYVEFRYRESREIVKIIVTR from the coding sequence ATGAGCGTTTTAACGTCTCTAGCAGATGACAAGTTGAAGAATAGGAAGTTTAAACTTCCTGCAGGTGTAAGCTCCAAAGATTATATTCCCAATAGTTTAATCATTAAATATAAAAATATCAGTACCGCTACCAGCCGTTCTGTAGAAAACAAACTGATGGTAGGCAAGCAAAGGGTACAATTTGTAAAGCACCAGCCTGTTTTAAAAGTAAATTATCTTTATGAGCTTCCTTTACAGAAGCAACTTGCTTTAGATAAAGCTGGTGTAAATAAAATTTATGAGCTTGAATATCGTTCATCTGCACCTATAGAAGATGTTATCAATGTTTTATTAGAACAAGAAGAGGTAGAATATGCCGAGCCAAGGTATATTTACCATACCACTAATGCACCTAACGATCCTATTTTTATACAAGGATTTCAAAATAACCTTTTACAAGTAAAAGCCCTTGAGGGATGGGGTTTACAAAGTTCTGCTAATGGGCAAATTATTGCCATTATAGATTCTGGGGCAGATTTAGAGCATGAGGATTTAGCTGCAAACCTTTACCTTAACACCAACGACCCTATCAATGGGATTGATGATGATGGAGATGGCTATATAGATAATTACAGAGGATGGGATTTTGTTGGTGCTTCTTTTACTGGCGGTAGAGCGGATAATAATCCTGATATTCCAGCGGATAGCTTAGACCACGGGATGCATGTGGCAGGGATAGCAGCAGCGGTAACCAATAATGCTAAAGGTGTTGCTAGTATTTCCAGAGATGCAAAGCTGATGATTTTAAAAGCCGGCTCTGATGATAATGCTACCGCAATTTATAGAGGGTACGAAGCTATTTTATATGCTGTAAATAAAGGCGTTAAAATTATCAATTGCTCTTGGGGAGGCCCTGGCTTTAGCTCTTTTGGGCAAGATATTATAAACTTTGCAGTAAGCAATGGCTCTTTGGTGATAGCTGCTGCGGGTAATAGTGGAAGAGAAGGTTTAGACTATCCGGCAGCTTACAAAGGTGTTTTGGCCGTTGCAAATGTAAATGCTAATGATGTTAAGGCAGCTAGCTCTAGCTATGGCTTTGATGTGGATATTGCTGCGCCGGGGCAAAATTCTTTTAGTACCATTAACGGGAATGCTTATAGTGCAAAATCAGGGACATCTATGGCTACACCTTTGGTATCAAGTGCAGCCGCTTTGGTTGCTGCAAAATACCCTACTTTATCTGGGGTAGCCATTGGCGAGATATTAAGATTAAGTGCTGATGATATCAATTTGGTAAGTGGCAATGCTAGTTATCAGAATAAATTGGGTAAAGGAAGACTTAATGTGTTGAAAGCCTTACAAAATGCCTCATACGTAGCAATAAGGAAGCAAAATATTGTTATACAAGATAATTCTAATGGGATTTTAGCTGCCGGAGATACGGTAAATATGGCTATAGATTTAAAGAGCATTCTAGGAAATGTAAATAACTTAAGCGTGACATTGCATTCTGATAATTCGGATGTTGAGGTTATTACGCCTACCTTAATATTAAATAGTTTAAATGAGTTAGAAGTAAAACGTTTAGGTTTTTTTAAAATATTCTTATCGCCACAAACCCAAGAAAATAGAGAAATTACTTTCACTTTAAAGTATCAGGCTGTGGGTTATCAGGATGAGGAGTATTTCTCTTTAAGGGTAAACTTAGATTATCTTAATATCAATCATAATCAAATTGCTACCACACTAACCAGTAATGGAAGGGTAGGTTTTAGTTCAGACGATGCAGAGAATGGCGTGGGCTTTGTTTATCAGAATAAAAACTTGTTATACGAAGCCTCTTTAATGATAGGTAATAGCGCTACCAGAATTTCAAACAATGCCCGTTCACCACAAGTAGGCAGGGCAGAGGAAGATTTTCTAAAAATATCAAGACCTATAAAAGATAATACCAATACAGAAGCTTTAGAAGCTTTCGCTACTTTTAATGATTATGGCTCTAACAGTCCTTTAGATGTAGAGGTGGTAAACAGGCAGATAGCTTATCCTAACTCTCCTGATGATAAATATGTTTTGGTAGATTATATCATTAAGAATAAAAGTATTGTGCCCTTAAATGGGATATATGTTGGCTTATTTTGCGATTGGGATATAGAAGCTAGCGATAAAAACGTAGTTAAATATCGTCAGGATGAAGCTTTAGCTTATACCTATTCCCTTAATCCGGGTAATCCTTATGCGGCTGTGAAAGTGTTAAACACAGATGCAGGTATTCAGTTTTATCCTATGTCTTACCAATTGTCTGGAGATATTTTAGAAGATGATTCTTTTACAAAAGAAGAAAAATTCACCACCCTTAGCAGCGGAATTTTTAAAACCGAGTTGGGCGAAAGTTTGGATGGCTTAGATGTGATGTATACCATTGGGGCAGGACCTTATAATATTGCCTCTGGCGATTCTGTGCAAGTAGCCTTTGCATTTATAGCTGGAGATAACGTCAACGATATTCTTGCTTCTGCTGATGCGGCATCCCAAAAGTTTAGAAACATACAATTGGTAGTGCCCGAACCTATTGTTAGGTTTAAAGTTTCTCAGAATTATCCTAATCCTACAAGAAGTAATACAAATTTTGATGTTTTTTTACCCGAGGCTGGTGCTGTAAGTGCAGATTTATTTGATATTGGCGGCAGAAGGTTAAAGAATATTTACAATAACCCAAGTTTAAATGCGGGTAAGCATCGTATAGCTACCCAGGTTGATGATTTAAGTACCGGTATCTACTATGTTGAATTCCGTTATCGGGAAAGTAGGGAAATCGTTAAAATTATTGTGACTCGATAA
- the fucP gene encoding L-fucose:H+ symporter permease — MKSNNKPLFAVILITSLFFLWGFALNLNPILIPHLKKACQLTDTQSAFIDSASYIAYFLFAIPAGKFMKRFGYKGGIIFGLMMFAIGAFLFYPAAETRSFVFFLAALFIIASGLTFLETAANPYMTVLGDPATGTQRLNFAQSFNGLAAFLAPAIGGRFILSGKEFSADTQSSLSPAEIDSFLQQEAASVQLPFMVIGIVVLLVAIFLWRTHLPEIKEDDSLETKGSIFKEKNLIQGVMAQFFYVGAQVCISSFFIRFCGYVVGINEVSAAYYLSGALLGFMIGRFAGTFLMRFITPPKLLAAYTIIVILLLLVAVFTSGMFTIYALTAVQFFLSIMFPTIFALSVRGLGSKTKDGSSLVIMSIVGGAVFPVIMGAVSDISNIQIAYTIPAVCLLMVLYFAIKNIKIENLKLTAAH, encoded by the coding sequence ATGAAATCAAACAACAAACCTTTATTTGCGGTAATTTTAATTACCTCGCTATTCTTTTTATGGGGTTTTGCTTTAAACCTCAATCCTATTCTTATCCCTCACTTAAAAAAAGCTTGTCAGTTAACAGACACACAATCTGCTTTTATAGACTCTGCCTCTTATATCGCTTATTTCCTATTTGCTATCCCGGCAGGTAAATTTATGAAGCGCTTTGGCTATAAAGGCGGTATTATTTTCGGTTTAATGATGTTTGCCATTGGTGCATTCTTATTTTATCCGGCAGCAGAAACACGTTCTTTTGTATTCTTTTTAGCGGCATTATTTATCATTGCTAGCGGCTTAACTTTTCTAGAGACTGCAGCAAACCCTTATATGACGGTTTTGGGCGACCCTGCCACAGGCACACAACGTCTTAATTTTGCGCAATCTTTTAATGGTTTAGCAGCTTTCTTAGCTCCGGCCATAGGCGGGCGTTTCATCCTATCAGGAAAAGAATTTAGTGCCGATACGCAAAGTAGCTTATCTCCTGCCGAAATAGATAGCTTTTTACAGCAGGAAGCAGCATCTGTACAATTACCATTTATGGTGATTGGGATAGTGGTATTGCTGGTCGCTATATTTTTATGGAGAACGCATCTTCCAGAAATAAAAGAAGATGACTCTTTAGAAACTAAGGGTTCTATTTTCAAAGAAAAAAACTTGATCCAAGGCGTTATGGCCCAATTCTTCTATGTTGGAGCACAAGTTTGTATCAGTAGTTTCTTTATACGTTTTTGTGGTTATGTAGTAGGTATTAATGAAGTTTCAGCAGCTTATTATTTATCTGGTGCTTTATTAGGCTTTATGATTGGCAGGTTTGCAGGTACTTTCTTGATGAGGTTTATCACTCCGCCAAAATTACTTGCTGCTTATACCATCATTGTTATTTTACTTTTATTGGTAGCTGTATTTACATCGGGTATGTTTACCATTTACGCACTTACAGCCGTACAATTCTTCCTTTCTATTATGTTCCCTACCATTTTTGCTTTAAGCGTAAGAGGTTTAGGAAGCAAAACAAAAGACGGCTCATCGTTGGTGATTATGTCTATCGTAGGTGGTGCAGTTTTCCCGGTGATTATGGGTGCCGTATCAGACATCAGCAATATACAAATAGCTTATACCATACCAGCAGTTTGCCTATTGATGGTCTTATATTTCGCTATTAAAAACATCAAAATAGAAAACTTAAAACTTACAGCAGCTCATTAA
- the rodA gene encoding rod shape-determining protein RodA yields MFSVDFVYNNVLKSHQKGRIDILLGISTDLRGAGYNVNQSKIAIGSGGLLGKGYLQGTQTKFNFVPEQSTDFIFCTVGEEWGFIGSFTVILIYLVLLLRIVVLAERQRSSFNRIYGYSVACILFCHFFINIAMTIGLMPVIGIPLPFLSYGGSSLISFTILLFILLKLDANRMGINS; encoded by the coding sequence ATGTTTAGCGTAGATTTCGTTTACAATAACGTTTTGAAATCTCACCAAAAGGGCAGGATAGATATTTTATTAGGTATCTCAACAGATTTAAGAGGTGCAGGTTATAACGTAAACCAATCTAAAATTGCTATTGGCTCCGGTGGCTTGCTAGGGAAAGGTTATTTACAAGGCACTCAAACCAAATTCAACTTTGTGCCAGAGCAAAGTACCGATTTTATTTTTTGTACGGTGGGCGAAGAATGGGGCTTTATAGGCAGCTTTACGGTTATTCTTATCTATCTGGTTTTATTACTCAGGATAGTGGTATTGGCAGAAAGACAGCGTTCTTCTTTTAACAGGATATACGGCTATTCTGTAGCTTGTATTTTATTTTGCCACTTCTTTATCAACATCGCCATGACTATTGGTTTGATGCCTGTTATAGGTATACCCCTACCATTTTTAAGTTACGGAGGCTCTTCTTTAATCAGTTTTACGATACTTCTATTTATCCTACTTAAACTTGATGCTAACCGAATGGGAATTAACTCTTAA
- the rodA gene encoding rod shape-determining protein RodA — MNNNHNRSFFFNVDGFTILLFLLLMAIGWFNIYAAVFTDEAVSIFDMNTNFGKQLIFIIVAIVTGTAILLMDAKFFSTFSPVFYGITIILLIIVLVIGRNVGGNQAWIPIGSFRLQPSEFAKWSSCLLLAKYLSSGNFKLTDFRTQVACAAILGLPMFLIMLQPDTGSAMVFGSLILVLYREGLSPYYLISGVLMIILFVTTLLFGKLMVSLALIALTGLLIFKYQKTEN; from the coding sequence ATGAACAATAACCATAACCGTAGCTTTTTCTTTAATGTAGATGGTTTTACCATCTTACTTTTCTTGCTATTAATGGCTATTGGCTGGTTTAATATTTATGCCGCTGTTTTCACTGATGAAGCCGTATCCATCTTTGATATGAATACCAATTTTGGTAAGCAGTTGATATTTATCATCGTGGCAATTGTGACCGGTACGGCTATCCTTTTGATGGATGCTAAATTCTTCAGTACCTTTTCTCCTGTTTTTTATGGTATCACCATTATTCTTTTAATCATCGTTTTAGTGATAGGAAGAAATGTAGGTGGTAACCAAGCATGGATACCTATTGGAAGTTTTAGGCTTCAACCTTCTGAATTCGCCAAATGGTCGTCTTGTTTGCTCTTAGCCAAATATTTAAGCTCAGGAAATTTTAAACTTACTGATTTTAGAACTCAAGTAGCCTGTGCTGCTATTTTAGGGCTTCCCATGTTCTTGATTATGCTACAGCCAGATACAGGATCTGCTATGGTATTTGGCTCTTTAATTTTGGTGCTCTATAGAGAAGGACTTTCTCCCTATTACCTTATTTCCGGAGTCTTAATGATTATTCTATTCGTTACCACGCTACTCTTTGGAAAGTTGATGGTAAGTTTAGCTTTAATTGCCCTCACGGGATTGCTTATCTTTAAGTATCAAAAAACAGAAAACTGA
- a CDS encoding rod shape-determining protein codes for MGLFNWFTQEIAIDLGTANTLIIHNDKVVVDEPSIVAFDRTTNKVIAIGRQAMQMEGKTHENIKTVRPLKDGVIADFNAAEHMIRGMIKMINGGKGWFFPSLRMVICIPSGITEVEKRAVRDSAEIAGAKEVYLIHEPMAAAVGIGIDVEEPMGNMIIDIGGGTTEIAVIALSGIVCDQSIRTAGDNFDSDIVNYIRRQHNIMIGERTAERIKIEVGSALPELQDPPADFAVQGRDLMTGVPKQITVSYTEIAHCLDKSISKIEEAILKALEITPPELSADIYQTGIYLTGGGALLRGLDKRISSKTKLPVHVADDPLRAVVRGTGISLKNIQNFKFLMQ; via the coding sequence ATGGGTTTATTCAACTGGTTTACACAGGAAATAGCAATCGATTTAGGTACTGCTAATACGCTAATTATACATAATGACAAAGTAGTTGTAGATGAGCCATCTATAGTTGCTTTCGATAGAACTACCAATAAAGTTATCGCCATTGGCCGACAAGCCATGCAAATGGAGGGTAAAACTCACGAAAACATCAAAACTGTTCGTCCGCTAAAAGATGGTGTAATTGCTGATTTTAACGCAGCAGAACACATGATTAGAGGAATGATAAAAATGATTAACGGTGGCAAAGGCTGGTTCTTTCCATCTTTAAGAATGGTTATCTGTATCCCTTCTGGTATTACCGAGGTGGAAAAAAGAGCCGTTAGAGACTCTGCAGAAATTGCAGGTGCTAAAGAGGTTTATCTTATACACGAACCTATGGCTGCTGCTGTTGGTATCGGTATAGATGTAGAAGAACCAATGGGTAATATGATTATTGATATTGGCGGTGGTACCACAGAAATTGCAGTAATTGCGCTTTCAGGTATTGTTTGCGATCAATCTATCCGTACTGCTGGAGACAACTTCGACTCTGATATTGTAAATTATATCCGTCGTCAACACAACATCATGATTGGTGAGCGTACTGCAGAAAGAATTAAAATTGAAGTAGGTTCTGCCCTACCTGAATTACAAGATCCACCTGCAGATTTTGCTGTACAAGGTAGAGATTTAATGACTGGTGTGCCTAAACAAATTACCGTTTCTTATACAGAAATTGCACATTGCTTAGATAAATCTATCTCTAAAATAGAAGAAGCTATTTTAAAAGCTTTAGAGATTACACCACCAGAACTTTCTGCTGATATTTACCAAACAGGCATTTATTTAACAGGAGGTGGTGCTTTACTAAGGGGTTTAGACAAACGTATCAGCTCTAAAACTAAATTACCTGTTCACGTAGCCGATGATCCATTGAGAGCGGTTGTTAGAGGAACCGGTATATCATTAAAAAATATCCAGAACTTTAAGTTCTTAATGCAATAA
- a CDS encoding thymidine kinase encodes MKRKSELGGSIEVICGSMFSGKTEELIRRLRRAEIAKLQVEIFKPKTDTRYDEVAVVSHDLNSIPSTPVDHSSAILLYGSNTQVVGIDEAQFFDDELPDVCVKLANKGVRVIVAGLDMDFTGKPFGPMPALMAIAEEVTKVQAVCVRCGGPALYSYRLIENTNKVLLGEKESYEPRCRVCYHTSE; translated from the coding sequence TTGAAAAGAAAAAGCGAATTGGGAGGAAGCATAGAAGTTATTTGTGGTTCTATGTTTTCTGGTAAAACAGAAGAGTTAATTAGAAGATTAAGAAGGGCAGAAATTGCAAAACTACAAGTAGAAATTTTTAAGCCTAAAACAGATACCCGATATGATGAAGTTGCTGTTGTATCTCACGATTTAAATTCTATCCCCTCAACTCCGGTTGATCATTCTTCGGCTATTTTATTGTATGGCAGCAATACACAAGTTGTGGGTATTGATGAAGCTCAATTTTTTGACGATGAATTGCCAGATGTTTGCGTAAAACTTGCTAATAAAGGTGTTAGGGTGATTGTAGCCGGTTTAGATATGGATTTTACCGGCAAACCTTTTGGCCCTATGCCCGCTTTAATGGCTATAGCCGAAGAAGTTACCAAAGTACAAGCGGTTTGTGTTAGGTGTGGCGGACCAGCACTTTACAGCTATAGATTGATAGAAAACACCAATAAAGTACTTTTAGGCGAAAAAGAAAGCTACGAACCACGTTGCCGCGTTTGCTACCATACTTCTGAATAA
- a CDS encoding LacI family DNA-binding transcriptional regulator: MAKREKRITIYDLAKSLNIAPSSVSKALNNSHAISSKIKKMVEDKAKELNYVHNTNAANLRRGFTRIIGVIVPKINESFFANIIAGIEKGCVQHEHSLIICQTEESLEKEVNAVQTLIRQNVDCILISLSLETQSTAHLEEIKNNHIHFIQFDRVSPAIESYTVVNDNAAAAYQAVAHLAKQGYQKIAYFGGPAHLNLYQERKLGYKNALKDLGLTFNQAFVKDEIISKENGLQEALRLLQADVKPDAFLCTSDYVSLGVLEALKTLNLTSPKDIGIIGFANEMFTQLIAPSLSSVNQFSYEMGQQIAELYFNEVMKNKENEELKSVKVKTEIVQRASSSR, translated from the coding sequence ATGGCCAAAAGAGAAAAGAGAATTACCATTTATGATTTAGCAAAATCATTAAACATTGCACCATCGTCTGTATCTAAGGCGTTAAATAATTCGCATGCCATTAGCAGTAAGATTAAGAAAATGGTGGAAGATAAAGCCAAAGAGCTTAATTATGTCCATAACACCAATGCTGCTAATTTAAGACGGGGTTTTACCCGTATTATTGGGGTTATTGTGCCTAAAATAAATGAGTCTTTTTTTGCCAATATTATTGCCGGGATAGAAAAAGGTTGTGTGCAGCATGAGCATAGTTTAATTATTTGCCAAACCGAAGAGTCTTTAGAAAAAGAAGTAAATGCAGTACAAACCTTAATTAGGCAAAATGTAGATTGTATTTTAATCTCTTTATCTCTAGAGACACAATCTACAGCGCATCTGGAAGAAATCAAGAATAATCACATTCATTTTATACAATTTGATAGGGTATCACCAGCTATAGAGAGCTATACTGTTGTGAATGATAATGCAGCAGCAGCTTATCAAGCGGTAGCGCATTTAGCTAAACAAGGTTATCAGAAGATAGCGTATTTTGGTGGTCCTGCCCATTTAAATCTTTATCAGGAAAGAAAACTGGGGTATAAAAATGCACTTAAAGATTTAGGCTTAACCTTTAACCAGGCTTTTGTTAAAGATGAAATTATTTCTAAAGAAAATGGTTTACAAGAAGCTTTACGTTTGCTTCAGGCTGATGTTAAACCCGATGCTTTTTTATGTACTTCTGATTATGTTTCTTTAGGCGTTTTAGAAGCCTTAAAAACGCTAAACTTAACATCTCCAAAAGATATTGGCATTATAGGTTTTGCCAATGAGATGTTTACCCAATTGATAGCACCTTCCTTATCATCAGTAAATCAATTCAGTTATGAAATGGGCCAACAAATTGCCGAGCTTTATTTTAACGAAGTGATGAAGAATAAGGAAAATGAGGAGCTAAAATCTGTTAAAGTAAAAACAGAAATTGTTCAGCGAGCGTCATCAAGTAGGTGA
- the mreC gene encoding rod shape-determining protein MreC has product MRNLWRFISNYNALFLFVIFFIISIILLVRNNDFQRSSTLNSSSQIVGNFYQRYNNISKYLNLEVVNDSLARENALLRSKLPSAYFNDSLVSKNIIDSINKVQYEYIEAEVINKSITSRNNYLTVNRGSKHGLKKGMGVIGPSGVVGIIWNVSENFSSIQSILHEDTRITSSIEGTPYFGPLVWDGENSQIVTLTDIPNQLNIRPKAKVVTSGLGVIFPKGIMVGTVLKSGIKGGGSFLDISVKLSTNFYALQHVYIIKNNFAAEQLQLEAQNKEL; this is encoded by the coding sequence ATGCGCAATCTTTGGAGGTTTATTAGTAATTATAATGCCCTCTTCTTATTCGTCATATTCTTCATTATTTCTATCATACTGCTGGTAAGAAATAATGACTTCCAACGCTCTAGCACCTTAAATTCTTCTAGCCAAATTGTAGGAAATTTCTACCAACGCTATAACAACATCAGCAAATACCTAAATCTAGAAGTTGTAAATGATAGTTTGGCCCGTGAAAATGCATTGTTAAGAAGTAAATTACCCTCAGCTTATTTTAATGATAGTTTAGTAAGTAAAAACATTATTGACAGCATCAATAAAGTACAATATGAGTATATCGAGGCAGAAGTCATCAATAAATCTATCACTTCCAGAAACAACTATTTAACCGTGAACCGTGGCAGTAAGCATGGCCTTAAAAAAGGAATGGGTGTTATAGGGCCATCTGGAGTTGTAGGTATTATTTGGAATGTTTCAGAAAACTTCTCCTCTATACAATCTATCCTTCATGAAGATACACGTATCACCTCATCTATAGAAGGGACACCCTATTTCGGTCCCTTGGTATGGGATGGTGAGAACTCGCAAATTGTAACTTTAACAGATATACCCAATCAATTAAACATCAGGCCAAAAGCCAAGGTAGTAACATCTGGTTTAGGGGTGATATTTCCTAAAGGGATTATGGTTGGTACGGTATTAAAATCGGGTATTAAAGGCGGAGGTAGCTTTTTAGATATCAGCGTAAAGCTATCAACTAATTTTTATGCTTTACAGCATGTGTACATTATTAAAAATAATTTTGCCGCAGAGCAATTACAGCTAGAGGCACAAAATAAAGAATTATAA
- a CDS encoding aldo/keto reductase, with the protein MNSTNSSEGFQIPKVIFGTSSLGNLFTALDDDTKLEIVKQCFLHADKPVVFDSAGKYGAGLALEALGDCLKKLNVKPEEVIISNKLGWLRTELKTDEPTFEPYVWKNLKNDAVQKISYHGILECFEQGNQLLGSYIPQMLSVHDPDEYLIAASSAEDRSKRYQNILDAYKALFDLKKQGKVKAIGIGAKDWKIIKELSADLDFDWVMIANSMTVYSHPKELLDFMTVLSQKGVIIINSAVFNAGFLTGGDFYNYVPVSRDNPQHQELFKWRDQFYKICADFDVKPASACVQFGLSAPGVKSIALNTSNPKRVEGNIAMANDYICDAFWQKLEEENLITLKPSLSIS; encoded by the coding sequence ATGAATAGTACAAACAGTAGCGAAGGATTTCAAATACCAAAAGTAATTTTTGGCACCAGCAGCTTGGGCAATTTATTTACGGCCTTAGATGATGACACCAAACTAGAAATTGTTAAACAATGCTTTCTACATGCTGATAAGCCTGTGGTATTTGATAGTGCAGGTAAATATGGTGCTGGCTTGGCTTTAGAAGCTTTAGGCGATTGCCTGAAGAAACTAAATGTTAAACCAGAAGAAGTAATCATCAGTAATAAATTAGGTTGGTTACGTACCGAGCTTAAAACCGACGAACCTACTTTTGAGCCTTATGTTTGGAAAAATCTTAAAAACGATGCGGTACAAAAAATAAGCTACCATGGTATTTTAGAATGCTTTGAACAAGGTAACCAGCTATTGGGCAGTTATATCCCGCAAATGCTTTCTGTACATGACCCAGACGAGTATTTAATAGCAGCAAGCTCGGCAGAAGATCGTTCAAAAAGATATCAAAACATTTTGGATGCTTATAAAGCTTTGTTTGACTTAAAAAAACAAGGTAAAGTTAAGGCCATAGGTATAGGTGCTAAAGATTGGAAAATTATTAAAGAGCTTAGCGCTGATTTAGATTTTGATTGGGTGATGATAGCCAACAGCATGACGGTTTACAGTCACCCCAAAGAATTACTAGATTTCATGACTGTTTTAAGCCAAAAAGGAGTAATCATCATCAATTCTGCCGTGTTTAATGCTGGTTTTTTAACTGGTGGAGATTTTTACAACTACGTTCCTGTAAGCAGAGATAACCCCCAGCATCAAGAGTTATTCAAGTGGAGAGACCAGTTTTATAAAATATGTGCCGACTTTGATGTTAAACCTGCAAGTGCTTGTGTGCAGTTTGGTTTATCGGCCCCTGGTGTAAAAAGTATAGCGCTTAATACCAGCAATCCTAAGCGTGTTGAAGGTAATATAGCCATGGCAAATGATTACATTTGCGACGCTTTTTGGCAAAAACTTGAAGAAGAAAATTTAATTACTTTAAAACCTAGTTTAAGCATTTCTTAA